Within Terriglobia bacterium, the genomic segment CTTCCCTGCCCAACCCGATACCCGATCATGTTTCGAAGTTCCGCGCCAAAACGCTGCGCGGCCTGATAGCGCGCAAGAATGAAGCCTTCCGCCGCCAGATGATCGGGCGCGAAATCGAGGTTCTCACGCTCGACGCCGACTCGGCCATCAGCAGTAATTTTGTGCGCGTGACGATGCCTGCGGCCGCGCCTCTCAATCAGTGGATTCGAGTAAAGATACAGGATCTCTCGGAGGACGGACTTCAGGCTTCGAAGATCACCACGGCGCAGGAAACCAATTGATCGTGCGTCAGTGAGACATAGAAGCGCGCCGCGCCGGCTGCCGTCGCGTGCGCCAGCGCTCCGCCATAAAGGTGGAGTTCCGGTTTGCCGGAAGGCAGGCGCTCGACTTCGACGTCCTTCCATTTCACTCCGTCGGCCCAACCGGTGCCGAGCGCTTTGAAAGCCGCTTCTTTTGCCGCGAAGCGCGCCGCGTAATGAATCTCGGGTTGAGCGCATTTCTTGCAGTACGCAATCTCCGCTTCTGTATATATTCGATTCAGGAAGCGATCGCCGAAGCGCTGGATGGAGTCTCGGAGGCGGTCGTTCTGAACCACGTCAATGCCGATGCCGGTAATCATCAGGTGATATGTTACAGGTAAAACGCCAGGACCAAATCACGTTCCTTCGTGTGGAATTGCTCGACCGCATACCGAACCTGGTGCACGCATTCTCCACGCGCCGCGGCGAGCGGAACGATTTTTCGCTCGGGCCGGCGAATTCGCCGAATCCCATGGTGCAAATCAACCGCGCCCGGTTTGCCGCGGCGATCGGGGCCGCGGGCTGGCCGATCATCAAATTAAATCAGGTGCATTCGGGGATCGTCGTGGATGTGGACGACACGTCGGCGGCAGGTGAAGCCGTGGAAGGTGACGCGGCAGTAACCAACCTCAAGGGTGTCCTGCTCGGGGTGCAGACGGCGGATTGCGTGCCGGTGTTGATTGCCGACCGGGAAGGCCGGGCCGTCGCCGCCATAC encodes:
- the pgeF gene encoding peptidoglycan editing factor PgeF, translated to MLQVKRQDQITFLRVELLDRIPNLVHAFSTRRGERNDFSLGPANSPNPMVQINRARFAAAIGAAGWPIIKLNQVHSGIVVDVDDTSAAGEAVEGDAAVTNLKGVLLGVQTADCVPVLIADREGRAVAAIHAGWRGTASRIVEAAVRRLTQKFQIDERDLIAAIGPHIGVCCYDVGEEVAAQVNEPDAIVRMPEFEKPHLDLAVANRAQLLRAGIPAQQIETSLLCTKCRADLFHSYRRDGKRMGLMLSVIGIAP
- the acpS gene encoding holo-ACP synthase is translated as MITGIGIDVVQNDRLRDSIQRFGDRFLNRIYTEAEIAYCKKCAQPEIHYAARFAAKEAAFKALGTGWADGVKWKDVEVERLPSGKPELHLYGGALAHATAAGAARFYVSLTHDQLVSCAVVIFEA